One genomic region from Drosophila subpulchrella strain 33 F10 #4 breed RU33 chromosome 2R, RU_Dsub_v1.1 Primary Assembly, whole genome shotgun sequence encodes:
- the LOC119549276 gene encoding carnitine O-palmitoyltransferase 1, liver isoform isoform X1: MAEAHSAVAFSFAITHEGFDINYDHEVLNLVWNSGIRSWKKRLGRARNGVRNGVYPAHIQSLWLISAIALGLHFAGYQAPFNLTNRILVHLPSNTINWQVAACFLAALVVWLSICFTMRYTLKLLLMYKGWMYESRAPGSRVSLPTMLWVAVVRVLSSWNKPGLYSFQGSLPRLPLPSVSDTMTRYLRSVRPLLDDENYTRMERLAKEFEQTIGKKLQWYLILKSWWSTNYVSDWWEEYVYLRGRSPLCVNSNFYGTDAIFMNLTDKQAARAANVISLLLNFRRLIEHQELQPIMVQGMIPLCSWQYERTFNTARVPGLETDRIIHYRDSNHIVVLHKGCYYKMPIYYKGRILRPCELQVQIEEILKGKATPVEGEEHLAALTAWNRSKWAEARNTFFSRGANHISLRTIESAAFVLSLDDEPFEFDLARPELLDNFGKKLLHGNGYNRWFDKCFTVCVGTNGRVGFNAEHTWSDAAIASHMWENLIVDDLVSEGYDESGNTKGTPEFQPPTPTRLTWDLKPCLPQIEEATIDVTKLINEVNLRILVHQEYGKGFMKKCRISPDAYIQMALQLAYYRDAGRFSLTYEASMTRLFREGRTETVRPCTIESSAWVKAMQNPTTTNDERVKLLQAACDRHQLGYQDAMCGRGIDRHLFCLYVVSKYLEVDSPFLNEVLSEPWRLSTSQTPHGQTPKMDLKKHPNCISAGGGFGPVADDGYGVSYIIAGENLIFFHISAKTTCQQTDVHRFSENISQALSDIRSMFEQHMKDHPKPAKSLTNGTST; the protein is encoded by the exons ATGGCTGAAGCCCATTCTGCAGTGGCATTCTCGTTTGCCATCACCCACGAGGGCTTCGACATCAATTATGACCACGAGGTGCTCAACTTGGTGTGGAATTCGGGAATCCGCTCCTGGAAAAAACGTTTGGGACGCGCCAGG aacgGCGTACGCAATGGCGTCTATCCGGCCCACATCCAGAGCCTCTGGCTGATCTCGGCCATTGCGCTGGGTCTGCACTTTGCCGGCTACCAGGCTCCATTTAATCTGACCAACCGGATACTCGTGCACCTTCCCTCCAACACAATCAACTGGCAGGTGGCTGCCTGTTTTCTGGCCGCTTTGGTGGTTTGGCTATCGATCTGCTTCACCATGCGGTACACTCTCAAGTTGCTGCTGATGTACAAGGGCTGGATGTACGAGTCCAGAGCTCCTGGCAGTCGAGTCTCACTGCCCACCATGTTGTGGGTGGCAGTGGTGCGGGTCCTGTCCAGTTGGAACAAACCGGGCCTGTACAGCTTCCAGGGATCTCTGCCCAGATTGCCATTGCCCTCCGTTAGCGATACGATGACCAGGTATCTGCGAAGTGTTCGTCCTTTGCTGGATGATGAGAACTACACGCGAATGGAGCGATTGGCCAAGGAATTCGAGCAGACCATTGGCAAGAAACTGCAGTGGTATCTTATCCTCAAGAGCTGGTGGTCCACCAACTACGTTTCGGATTGGTGGGAGGAGTACGTGTACCTGCGCGGTCGCAGTCCCTTGTGCGTCAACAGCAACTTTTACGGCACTGATGCGATCTTCATGAACCTCACCGATAAACAGGCGGCTCGAGCGGCCAATGTGATCTCCCTACTGCTCAACTTCCGTCGACTGATCGAGCACCAGGAATTGCAGCCT atCATGGTTCAGGGTATGATTCCCCTGTGCTCCTGGCAGTACGAACGCACCTTTAACACGGCCCGTGTGCCTGGTCTGGAAACCGATCGTATTATCCACTACAGGGACTCCAACCACATTGTCGTGCTGCACAAGGGTTGCTACTACAAGATGCCCATTTACTACAAGGGTCGCATCCTGCGTCCTTGCGAGCTGCAAGT GCAAATTGAGGAAATTCTCAAGGGAAAGGCCACTCCCGTGGAGGGTGAGGAGCACCTGGCTGCCCTGACCGCCTGGAACCGCTCCAAGTGGGCGGAGGCCAGGAATACGTTTTTCTCCAGGGGCGCCAATCACATTTCCCTGCGAACCATCGAGTCGGCTGCCTTTGTGCTCTCCCTGGACGATGAGCCCTTCGAGTTCGATCTGGCGCGTCCGGAACTCCTGGACAACTTTGGCAAGAAGCTGCTCCACGGCAACGGCTACAACCGTTGGTTTGACAAGTGCTTCACCGTCTGTGTGGGCACCAATGGACGCGTTGGCTTCAATGCCGAACACACCTG GTCCGACGCCGCCATCGCCTCACACATGTGGGAGAACCTGATCGTCGATGATCTTGTATCGGAGGG ATATGATGAATCTGGCAATACCAAGGGCACCCCCGAGTTCCAGCCACCCACACCAACCAGGCTCACCTGGGACCTTAAGCCTTGTCTGCCGCAGATCGAGGAGGCCACCATCGATGTGACCAAGCTGATTAACGAGGTGAATCTGCGCATCCTGGTGCACCAGGAATACGGCAAGGGATTCATGAAGAAGTGCCGCATCTCGCCGGATGCCTATATTCAAATGGCCCTGCAGTTGGCCTACTATCGTGATGCCGGACGCTTCTCGCTGACCTACGAGGCCTCCATGACGCGTCTCTTCCGGGAGGGAAGAACCGAGACAGTGCGTCCCTGCACCATTGAGTCCTCCGCCTGGGTTAAGGCCATGCAGAATCCCACCACAACT AACGATGAGCGTGTGAAGTTGCTGCAGGCTGCCTGCGATCGCCACCAGTTGGGCTACCAGGATGCCATGTGCGGTCGTGGTATTGATCGTCATCTCTTCTGCCTTTATGTCGTCTCGAAGTACCTGGAGGTGGACTCTCCCTTCCTCAACGAGGTCCTCAGCGAGCCCTGGCGCCTGTCCACTAGTCAGACTCCGCACGGCCAGACGCCCAAGATGGATCTGAAGAAGCATCCGAACTGCATCAGTGCTGGAGGCGGCTTTGGACCCGTGGCCGATGATGGTTATGGTGTGTCCTACATCATTGCCGGCGAGAATCTGATATTCTTCCATATCTCAGCGAAGACCACGTGCCAGCAAACG GATGTGCATCGCTTCTCGGAGAACATCTCGCAGGCTCTGTCCGACATTCGCAGCATGTTCGAGCAGCACATGAAGGACCATCCGAAGCCCGCCAAATCACTCACAAACGGCACCTCCACATAA
- the LOC119549276 gene encoding carnitine O-palmitoyltransferase 1, liver isoform isoform X2 produces MAEAHSAVAFSFAITHEGFDINYDHEVLNLVWNSGIRSWKKRLGRARNGVRNGVYPAHIQSLWLISAIALGLHFAGYQAPFNLTNRILVHLPSNTINWQVAACFLAALVVWLSICFTMRYTLKLLLMYKGWMYESRAPGSRVSLPTMLWVAVVRVLSSWNKPGLYSFQGSLPRLPLPSVSDTMTRYLRSVRPLLDDENYTRMERLAKEFEQTIGKKLQWYLILKSWWSTNYVSDWWEEYVYLRGRSPLCVNSNFYGTDAIFMNLTDKQAARAANVISLLLNFRRLIEHQELQPIMVQGMIPLCSWQYERTFNTARVPGLETDRIIHYRDSNHIVVLHKGCYYKMPIYYKGRILRPCELQVQIEEILKGKATPVEGEEHLAALTAWNRSKWAEARNTFFSRGANHISLRTIESAAFVLSLDDEPFEFDLARPELLDNFGKKLLHGNGYNRWFDKCFTVCVGTNGRVGFNAEHTWADAPVLGHLWEYIFGDDIYGYDESGNTKGTPEFQPPTPTRLTWDLKPCLPQIEEATIDVTKLINEVNLRILVHQEYGKGFMKKCRISPDAYIQMALQLAYYRDAGRFSLTYEASMTRLFREGRTETVRPCTIESSAWVKAMQNPTTTNDERVKLLQAACDRHQLGYQDAMCGRGIDRHLFCLYVVSKYLEVDSPFLNEVLSEPWRLSTSQTPHGQTPKMDLKKHPNCISAGGGFGPVADDGYGVSYIIAGENLIFFHISAKTTCQQTDVHRFSENISQALSDIRSMFEQHMKDHPKPAKSLTNGTST; encoded by the exons ATGGCTGAAGCCCATTCTGCAGTGGCATTCTCGTTTGCCATCACCCACGAGGGCTTCGACATCAATTATGACCACGAGGTGCTCAACTTGGTGTGGAATTCGGGAATCCGCTCCTGGAAAAAACGTTTGGGACGCGCCAGG aacgGCGTACGCAATGGCGTCTATCCGGCCCACATCCAGAGCCTCTGGCTGATCTCGGCCATTGCGCTGGGTCTGCACTTTGCCGGCTACCAGGCTCCATTTAATCTGACCAACCGGATACTCGTGCACCTTCCCTCCAACACAATCAACTGGCAGGTGGCTGCCTGTTTTCTGGCCGCTTTGGTGGTTTGGCTATCGATCTGCTTCACCATGCGGTACACTCTCAAGTTGCTGCTGATGTACAAGGGCTGGATGTACGAGTCCAGAGCTCCTGGCAGTCGAGTCTCACTGCCCACCATGTTGTGGGTGGCAGTGGTGCGGGTCCTGTCCAGTTGGAACAAACCGGGCCTGTACAGCTTCCAGGGATCTCTGCCCAGATTGCCATTGCCCTCCGTTAGCGATACGATGACCAGGTATCTGCGAAGTGTTCGTCCTTTGCTGGATGATGAGAACTACACGCGAATGGAGCGATTGGCCAAGGAATTCGAGCAGACCATTGGCAAGAAACTGCAGTGGTATCTTATCCTCAAGAGCTGGTGGTCCACCAACTACGTTTCGGATTGGTGGGAGGAGTACGTGTACCTGCGCGGTCGCAGTCCCTTGTGCGTCAACAGCAACTTTTACGGCACTGATGCGATCTTCATGAACCTCACCGATAAACAGGCGGCTCGAGCGGCCAATGTGATCTCCCTACTGCTCAACTTCCGTCGACTGATCGAGCACCAGGAATTGCAGCCT atCATGGTTCAGGGTATGATTCCCCTGTGCTCCTGGCAGTACGAACGCACCTTTAACACGGCCCGTGTGCCTGGTCTGGAAACCGATCGTATTATCCACTACAGGGACTCCAACCACATTGTCGTGCTGCACAAGGGTTGCTACTACAAGATGCCCATTTACTACAAGGGTCGCATCCTGCGTCCTTGCGAGCTGCAAGT GCAAATTGAGGAAATTCTCAAGGGAAAGGCCACTCCCGTGGAGGGTGAGGAGCACCTGGCTGCCCTGACCGCCTGGAACCGCTCCAAGTGGGCGGAGGCCAGGAATACGTTTTTCTCCAGGGGCGCCAATCACATTTCCCTGCGAACCATCGAGTCGGCTGCCTTTGTGCTCTCCCTGGACGATGAGCCCTTCGAGTTCGATCTGGCGCGTCCGGAACTCCTGGACAACTTTGGCAAGAAGCTGCTCCACGGCAACGGCTACAACCGTTGGTTTGACAAGTGCTTCACCGTCTGTGTGGGCACCAATGGACGCGTTGGCTTCAATGCCGAACACACCTG GGCCGATGCACCGGTTTTGGGACATCTATGGGAGTATATATTTGGTGATGATATCTATGG ATATGATGAATCTGGCAATACCAAGGGCACCCCCGAGTTCCAGCCACCCACACCAACCAGGCTCACCTGGGACCTTAAGCCTTGTCTGCCGCAGATCGAGGAGGCCACCATCGATGTGACCAAGCTGATTAACGAGGTGAATCTGCGCATCCTGGTGCACCAGGAATACGGCAAGGGATTCATGAAGAAGTGCCGCATCTCGCCGGATGCCTATATTCAAATGGCCCTGCAGTTGGCCTACTATCGTGATGCCGGACGCTTCTCGCTGACCTACGAGGCCTCCATGACGCGTCTCTTCCGGGAGGGAAGAACCGAGACAGTGCGTCCCTGCACCATTGAGTCCTCCGCCTGGGTTAAGGCCATGCAGAATCCCACCACAACT AACGATGAGCGTGTGAAGTTGCTGCAGGCTGCCTGCGATCGCCACCAGTTGGGCTACCAGGATGCCATGTGCGGTCGTGGTATTGATCGTCATCTCTTCTGCCTTTATGTCGTCTCGAAGTACCTGGAGGTGGACTCTCCCTTCCTCAACGAGGTCCTCAGCGAGCCCTGGCGCCTGTCCACTAGTCAGACTCCGCACGGCCAGACGCCCAAGATGGATCTGAAGAAGCATCCGAACTGCATCAGTGCTGGAGGCGGCTTTGGACCCGTGGCCGATGATGGTTATGGTGTGTCCTACATCATTGCCGGCGAGAATCTGATATTCTTCCATATCTCAGCGAAGACCACGTGCCAGCAAACG GATGTGCATCGCTTCTCGGAGAACATCTCGCAGGCTCTGTCCGACATTCGCAGCATGTTCGAGCAGCACATGAAGGACCATCCGAAGCCCGCCAAATCACTCACAAACGGCACCTCCACATAA
- the LOC119549277 gene encoding chromatin assembly factor 1 subunit B: MKCKIPEISWHNRDPVLSVDIQQNGLGLRSPTICRLASGGTDAHVLIWYVNRSDDAEGVDVDLAADLSRHQRAVNTVRWSPNGELLASGDDESVVFIWKQKADHEVINIVDADGASDQDKEVWITLKVLRGHREDIYDLSWAPNSQFLVTGSVDNTAMLWDVYKGKSLAILDDHKGYVQGVAWDPCNQYIATLSTDRQMRIFDANTKRVLHRVGKCGFPVKEGHEMHGKMIRLYHDGTLPTFFRRLCFTPDGKLLLTPAGITDYDGVVKPINTTYGFSRYDLSKPAFVLPFPNEYAVAVRCSPVLYRLRPYNAEKNPPIISLPYRMIYAVATKNAVFFYDTQQSVPFAIISKIHYSRLTDLAWSNDGTVLIVSSTDGFCSLVTFEPNELGERYEDMDAVLSAALKSSENVPLPKRKKQKLRKASSDEVVVQRKPLQEKTKPNTNRKAAGSGIKEEGENDLDAENDSSMHSASSSNSNSPKTKTKVEVKPTPIAIRRSPRKVTTTPTPIAIRRAPRKPEDGKGTEQSKPKEDVEASSSKATEVEQKEETASPVKRKISTEAVPPTETSQPALGVIPVIDKEIISSDEKFESPEKKSRPATPIQVRRQPRTPGSSSNFNLTPKSQPAKQATPIAVRRTPRVLVEMPVNSPVVPMEEAMDAWPLEEGITPLPATQKDSEDPMPEPKKTEKKPAVIAASEVTCERTEDIRLVYEDTQEGTPQKAPESTPSTPNNKTPRRVSLRTISTPKSKKKLLE; encoded by the exons ATGAAGTGCAAGATACCCGAGATCTCGTGGCACAACCGCGATCCAGTGCTAAGTGTGGATATCCAGCAAAATGGCCTGGGATTGCGCTCGCCGACGATTTGTCGCTTGGCCTCCGGCGGCACAGATGCCCATGTCCTCATTTGGTATGTGAATCGCAGCGATGATGCCGAGGGCGTGGATGTGGACCTGGCCGCCGATTTGTCGCGGCATCAACGTGCCGTGAACACGGTTCGCTGGTCACCGAACGGCGAACTCCTGGCCTCCGGCGACGATGAGAGTGTGGTCTTCATTTGGAAACAGAAAGCCGACCACGAAGTCATCAACATTGTGGATGCCGATGGTGCCAGCGATCAGGACAAGGAGGTGTGGATAACGCTGAAGGTGCTGCGCGGCCATCGCGAGGATATCTACGACCTCAGCTGGGCGCCGAACTCACAGTTCCTGGTCACCGGATCGGTGGACAACACCGCCATGCTGTGGGACGTCTACAAGGGCAAGTCACTGGCCATTCTCGACGATCACAAGGGTTACGTGCAGGGCGTGGCCTGGGATCCCTGCAATCAGTATATTGCCACCCTGAGCACCGACAG GCAAATGCGCATCTTTGATGCCAATACCAAGCGGGTGCTCCACCGGGTCGGCAAGTGCGGATTCCCAGTGAAGGAGGGCCACGAGATGCACGGCAAGATGATACGGCTGTACCACGATGGCACCCTGCCGACCTTCTTTCGCCGCCTGTGCTTCACTCCCGATGGCAAGCTGCTGCTTACGCCGGCGGGAATTACCGACTACGATGGCGTGGTGAAGCCCATAAACACCACCTATGGATTCAGTCGCTATGATCTGTCGAAACCAGCCTTTGTCCTGCCCTTTCCCAACGAATACGCGGTGGCTGTCCGCTGCTCACCGGTGCTGTACCGTCTGAGACCGTACAATGCTGAGAAGAATCCTCCCATTATCTCTCTGCCTTACCGCATGATCTACGCCGTGGCCACAAAGAACGCTGTGTTCTTCTACGATACCCAGCAATCGGTGCCTTTCGCCATTATCTCCAAAATTCACTACTCCAGGCTCACGGATCTGGCCTGGTCTAATGACGGAACTGTCCTGATCGTGTCCAGCACCGATGGCTTCTGCTCGCTGGTGACCTTTGAGCCAAATGAGCTGGGCGAGCGCTACGAGGATATGGATGCAGTGCTGAGCGCTGCCCTCAAATCTTCAGAGAATGTGCCGCTGCCAAAGAGAAAGAAACAGAAGCTCCGCAAGGCATCGTCAGATGAGGTGGTAGTCCAAAGGAAACCACTGCAGGAGAAGACCAAACCGAATACAAATAGGAAGGCTGCAGGATCAGGGATCAAAGAGGAGGGCGAAAACGATCTGGATGCTGAAAACGATTCATCCATGCACAGTGCCAGTTCGTCCAACTCCAACAGTCCCAAAACGAAGACCAAGGTCGAAGTTAAGCCCACACCCATTGCCATTCGGCGTTCGCCCCGCAAAGTTACGACTACGCCCACGCCGATAGCTATACGCAGAGCTCCGCGTAAGCCGGAAGATGGAAAGGGAACCGAACAATCCAAGCCTAAAGAAGACGTAGAAGCCAGCTCCTCAAAAGCAACCGAAGTAGAGCAGAAAGAGGAGACGGCATCACCTGTAAAGCGTAAGATCAGCACTGAGGCAGTGCCTCCGACAGAGACATCACAACCAGCCCTTGGAGTGATTCCGGTAATCGACAAGGAGATCATCAGTTCTGATGAAAAGTTCGAGTCGCCCGAGAAAAAGTCCCGCCCTGCTACGCCCATTCAAGTGCGCCGCCAGCCCCGAACTCCCGGAAGCTCCAGCAACTTTAACCTCACCCCGAAGAGCCAACCCGCCAAGCAAGCCACTCCCATCGCCGTGAGGCGTACTCCCCGCGTTCTCGTCGAAATGCCCGTCAATTCGCCGGTGGTGCCGATGGAGGAGGCCATGGATGCCTGGCCCCTCGAGGAGGGCATCACACCACTGCCAGCGACACAGAAGGATTCGGAAGATCCTATGCCGGAGCCCAAGAAGACGGAAAAGAAGCCTGCTGTAATCGCAGCCAGCGAGGTGACCTGCGAGCGGACCGAGGACATTCGACTGGTCTACGAGGATACGCAGGAGGGAACCCCGCAAAAGGCTCCGGAATCAACCCCATCCACGCCCAATAACAAAACGCCACGACGAGTGTCCTTGCGTACCATCTCTACGCCCAAATCAAAAAAGAAACTTTTAGAGTAG
- the LOC119549281 gene encoding peptidyl-prolyl cis-trans isomerase-like 3 codes for MSVTLHTDVGDLKIELFCDACPKACENFLALCASDYYSGCVFIRNIKGFIVQTGDPTNTGKNGQSIWGQKFDDEFKETVKHTDRGMVSMANNGPNANASQFFITYAAQPNLDLKYTLFGRVIDGFDALDELEKLPVNPKNYRPHVDKKINGVTIHANPLAT; via the exons ATG TCCGTAACGCTGCACACCGACGTGGGTGACCTTAAAATAGAGCTCTTCTGCGATGCCTGTCCCAAGGCCTGCGAGAATTTCCTCGCACTGTGCGCCAGCGATTATTACAGCGGATGCGTCTTTATCAGGAATATAAAGGGATTTATTGTCCAAACCGGCGATCCCACCAATACCGGGAAGAATGGACAGTCTATTTGGGGCCAGAAGTTCGACGATGAGTTCAAGGAAACCGTCAAG CACACCGACCGAGGAATGGTTTCCATGGCCAACAACGGACCCAATGCCAATGCCAGCCAATTCTTCATCACATATGCTGCCCAGCCAAATCTGGACCTGAAGTACACACTATTTGGACGTGTCATCGATGGCTTTGATGCTCTAGACGAGCTGGAGAAGCTGCCCGTCAACCCCAAGAACTACCGTCCCCATGTGGACAAGAAGATCAACGGCGTGACCATACATGCCAATCCTCTAGCCACGTGA